A single region of the Podospora pseudopauciseta strain CBS 411.78 chromosome 1, whole genome shotgun sequence genome encodes:
- a CDS encoding hypothetical protein (COG:E; EggNog:ENOG503P24X) → MATTTSQPSTKEIIIGEVIEALGEHALDTVSPSDKVPSLPKEDTSHDDNFFPHCITQQPIPKPFRGPGAPHNIMVGLEKECPRWAPGSVIRWVALTEGFKTPTDATYAATHLNLACQKWNDLSIGVTFEWVKDTKDATFALCHGGDSGGTLASAFFPNANDLNMMLVYNPAFSMPRWKANLWKIFTHELGHVLGLRHEFALDVNPETGTVFEAAASVQLGPRNEKSVMNYSRTPPEIQTSDVESTRAFYALREGEGGAPAMVGLTEVVDYVPM, encoded by the exons ATGGCTACCACAACCTCGCAACCCTCCACCAAGGAGATCATTATCGGAGAAGTCATCGAAGCCCTTGGTGAACACGCCCTTGACACTGTCTCCCCTTCTGACAAAGTCCCTTCCCTGCCCAAAGAAGATACCTCTCACGACGATAACTTCTTCCCCCACTGCATAACCCAGCAGCCCATCCCCAAGCCCTTCCGCGGACCCGGTGCACCCCACAACATCATGGTCGGTCTGGAGAAGGAGTGCCCTAGATGGGCCCCTGGGTCAGTCATCAGATG GGTCGCCCTAACCGAAGGCTTCAAAACCCCCACCGACGCCACCTATGCAGCaacccacctcaacctcgcctgCCAGAAATGGAACGATCTCTCCATCGGCGTCACCTTCGAATGGGTCAAAGACACCAAAGACGCCACCTTTGCCCTCTGCCACGGCGGCGACAGCGGCGGcaccctcgcctccgccttcttccccaacgCCAACGACTTGAACATGATGCTGGTCTACAACCCGGCCTTCTCCATGCCCCGGTGGAAGGCAAACCTGTGGAAGATCTTCACCCACGAGCTCGGGCATGTTTTGGGTCTGAGGCATGAGTTTGCGTTGGATGTGAACCCGGAGACGGGGACGGTGTTTGAGGCGGCGGCGTCGGTGCAGTTGGGGCCGAGGAATGAGAAGTCGGTTATGAACTATTCGAGGACGCCGCCTGAGATTCAGACGAGTGATGTTGAGTCGACGAGGGCGTTTTAtgcgttgagggagggggagggaggggcgCCTGCGATGGTGGGGTTgacggaggtggtggattaTGTGCCCATGTAG